Below is a genomic region from Pseudarthrobacter sulfonivorans.
GAGGACCTCCGGAACTGGGACCGCCTCGGCCCCTGCTTCTTCGAGTACCAGGCCGATCTCTCCATGGACCTGAACCTGTTTCCCAACAAGGACGCCGTGTTCTTCCCGGAGCCGGTGAACGACCCCGACGGCGTGCCCTCCTACGCCATGCTGCACCGCCCCATGTGGGACCTGGGCTGGATCCGTCCCGGCGAAGGCGAGCACCTGCCCGCCGGCGTCACGGACAACCGCCCCGGCATCTGGATCTCCTACGTGGCTGTGGCCGACGTCGAACGCGACCTGCGCAACCTGGTCCACATGGGCAAGCACCGGCTCGTGGCCCTCAGCGAGTTCCCCTTCGAGGAACTGAAGATCGGCGGCGGCCCGCCCCCCTTCCGCGTGAACGAAGGCTGGCTCCTGATCCACCACGGCGTGGCCGGCAAGATGGCCGCCTCCGCCTTCGAGCAGCAGCAGAACGTCAACTACACCGCCGCGGCCATGATCCTGTCCGCAGACGACCCGTCCAGGGTCATCGCCCGCAGCGACAAGCCGCTGTTGGCGCCGGAAACCGAGGACGAGATCTCCGGGATCGTGCCGAACGTGGTGTTCCCCACCGCGATCGAAAAAATCGGCGACCAGCTGTTTGTGTTCTACGGGATGGCCGACTCCAAAATCGGTGTGGCCAAACTGGACCGGGTCTGAGGGTGATGCCTTCACCGAAGGCCACACGGCCGGTGGTGACGGCGGTGGCCGTTTCCCTGCTGGCTGTTTCGCTG
It encodes:
- a CDS encoding glycoside hydrolase family 130 protein, which gives rise to MTSPHTSALPTVPFTLTRAGVIMTPEPGNDFEAEGVLNPASGRGPDGELYLLPRLVATGNVSRVGLAKVVINDDGVPTGVEREGVVLAPDEGWERGMNNAGTEDPRTTWVPALGKHLMTYVAYGPLGPRLALAHSEDLRNWDRLGPCFFEYQADLSMDLNLFPNKDAVFFPEPVNDPDGVPSYAMLHRPMWDLGWIRPGEGEHLPAGVTDNRPGIWISYVAVADVERDLRNLVHMGKHRLVALSEFPFEELKIGGGPPPFRVNEGWLLIHHGVAGKMAASAFEQQQNVNYTAAAMILSADDPSRVIARSDKPLLAPETEDEISGIVPNVVFPTAIEKIGDQLFVFYGMADSKIGVAKLDRV